A genomic stretch from Capricornis sumatraensis isolate serow.1 chromosome 4, serow.2, whole genome shotgun sequence includes:
- the LOC138079123 gene encoding LOW QUALITY PROTEIN: taste receptor type 2 member 31-like (The sequence of the model RefSeq protein was modified relative to this genomic sequence to represent the inferred CDS: substituted 1 base at 1 genomic stop codon) gives MITLLSIIFSVPVITQFVLGNFASGFLALVNCVDWVKRQKISSTDVIVTAMAVSRIVLLCVMLIHXYYILLHPALYGFKVRTIVYIAWTISNHHSTWLATSLSIFYLLKIANFSSLTFLHLKLRVKSVVLMMLLGTSFILVLQVVVISVSGTMQRSEFERNFTQKTKLRDILWLSHVTLLILGNLTPFTMSLISFLLPISSLWKHLRKMQLNGKGFQDPRTKIHIKAMQTVISFLLLFAFYFLVLISIWSPKKLHEELFLLLFPTVEVIYPSVHSFILNWGNRKLTQAFLLFLRQLGCWLKDRK, from the coding sequence aTGATAACTCTACTATCAATCATTTTTTCCGTCCCAGTAATAACACAATTTGTTCTGGGAAATTTTGCCAGTGGCTTTTTAGCCCTGGTGAACTGCGTTGACTGGGTTAAGAGACAAAAGATCTCCTCAACTGATGTGATTGTCACTGCTATGGCAGTCTCCAGAATTGTTTTGCTCTGTGTAATGTTAATACATTAGTATTATattttgcttcatccagctttATATGGTTTTAAAGTAAGAACTATTGTTTATATTGCCTGGACAATTAGCAATCATCATAGCACCTGGCTTGCTACTAGCCtcagtatattttatttgttgaagaTAGCCAATTTCTCCAGCCTAACTTTTCTTCACCTGAAGTTGAGAGTTAAAAGTGTAGTTCTCATGATGCTTCTGGGAACTTCATTCATTTTGGTTTTACAAGTTGTAGTTATAAGTGTAAGTGGGACTATGCAGAGAAGTGAATTTGAAAGAAACTTCACACAGAAGACCAAACTGAGGGATATTTTATGGCTTTCACATGTGACCCTGCTCATTCTAGGAAACCTCACACCCTTTACTATGTCCTTAATATCTTTTCTGCTACCAATCTCTTCCCTGTGGAAACATCTCAGGAAGATGCAGCTCAATGGCAAAGGATTCCAAGATCCCAGGACCAAGATCCATATAAAAGCCATGCAAACTGTCATCTCCTTTCTCTTGCTATTTGCCTTTTACTTTCTGGTTCTAATATCAATCTGGAGTCCTAAAAAGTTGCATGAGGAActgtttctcttgcttttcccaacAGTTGAAGTCATCTATCCTTCAGTCCACTCATTTATCCTGAACTGGGGAAACAGAAAGTTAACACAGGCCTTTCTATTGTTTCTGAGGCAGCTGGGGTGCTGGCTGAAAGACAGGAAATAG